The Bacteroidales bacterium sequence CGGATAGTATATTGAGAGAAGTTTTTTTGCTAAAAGTTCGTGCCAGGCTATAGGTGTCCTTATTTTTGTAATATCATCGACTTTCCCAATACCTAATGCAATAGCTACTGGACTTCTGCAAAAATCGCCACGTTCGGCAACGGGTTCAATGTCAAAAGTTGATTTCACGTCATCGACAAACTTTTTTATCATTAACAAGTCTTCAAATAAATTCAATTCTACAATATAATCCAGTTCGGCCTTTACTAATGTTCCTATAAAGTCATTTGGGGGTTCATAGAGTCTTTTTAACCCCCAATTTGTTTGAAAAACCAATGATTCAATTATTCCTTTCTGCTTAACAGCGTTGCTTCGTTTTTGTAAATGTTTGTTCTTCATTATAGTATTGTTTTTACTATATATAATACGAAAGGATTTGTTGTTTTTTATGTAAAACAATACAAAGGTCTGCATAAACAATGCATACCTCTATAAAAATTTCAATTTTGGGAAAAATACTCAACCCCTGTGTGATGATTTATTATAAATTTCAACTATATTTGTGGCATACAGTAGATGTAAATTATGATAAGCAAGACATTTAACCGTTACATTTGGTTGCTGAATACACTCCTTCAACATAAGCAACTTTCCTATGAAGAAATCAATGTTTTATGGAAGGAATGTCGCTTGGGAGATGGTGCTCCGTTGCCGTTACGCACCTTCCACCAACATAAAAATGCAGTTGAGGAGTTGTTTGGTATTGAAATAAAATGCAATCCTTCAAATGGGTACAAATATTACATATCTACTCCTGACACATTGAAAAATGACAGTATCCGCAAATGGCTATTGAATTCTTTCACCCTATCAAATATGATAACAGCGGGGCATAATATGAAAGAGAGAATACTGTTTGAGGATATACCGCGTGGAACAGAATATCTGCAAACTGTTATTGAGGCAATGCAAAAATCAAAAGAACTGCAAATTGATTATCAGCAGTTCTATGGGCATAGGAAAATATATAATATTCAGCCCTATGCTATGAAGGTTTATCATCAACGCTGGTATGTAGTCGGTTATATTAAAGAGTTGGGCGGTATAAGGAACATTGCACTTGACCGCACTCTTGAAATGAATTTATTAGACACGCCATTTAAATTGCCGAAGAATTTCAATGCAAAGAAGTACTATGCCAACACTGTTGGAATATATGTAAATGAAGAACTCAACCCTGTCAAGGTTAAGATAAGAGCCTATGGTGTGCAAATAGAATATTTGCGTTCTTTACCGCTTCATAGTTCCCAAAAAGAGAGCGCATCAAAGTATGGAGAATTTTGCGAGTTTGAATACAAATTATGCCTGACACCCGAACTCTCAACACACATACTTGCTATGGGGGAAAATGTTGAAGTGCTGGAACCTGTGGAATTGAGAGAGGAGATAAAGAGACGAATTTGTTTAATTTATAAAAAATATAACGTATGATAATTTCAAACAAAAACAACACTGTAATTACAGACATTACTTCGTGGAAAAATGCTTTTATTGAAGTTGATAATTCCAAGCATTGGAAGGAAGGACGTAGTGCTCATTCATTGGCTACATATTTTTTATCTCCTGCTATTGAGCAATCTCTTGGTATGCTAAAGATAAAAGAGTGTCTAAATGCCTGCGGATATGGCGATGTGGAATATACCCATGCACGCATTGAACACGAAAGCCGTTTTGACACCTACAAATCTGGACGAAAGCAGGATATGGTTATATGGACCCAATGCGGTAAGTGTCGCATCGTTGTATGTATTGAAGCAAAAGTTGATGAAACTTTTGGAGATACATTGTCTGATGTATATAATGAATCACTAAAATATGTAAAATTGCATCCAGCAAGCAAAAGAAAAGCAAGAATAGAGGATTTGTGCCAAAAATACTTGAAAATACAGCCCGCAGAAATTTTAGAAGAAAATGGAATAAGATATCAGTTATTGCATTATTTGGCAGGTTCAATAAGTGAAGCGAAAGGTTATGGGAATATTGTCTTTATGCCAATAATGGTTTTTAAGACCAGTGAAAACTATGATTTCACCAAAACAAAGAAAAACAAAGAAGACTATGACGCTTTTATGCGTACGCTCAATTTTGCTTATGATAACCAAAAACAAATATACAAAAACACCATAGACGGTGTTGAGATATTCACTTGTTATATAGAAATTTCACTATAAAGTACAATGGTGTGCAATGTTTTTGCACATCATACTGTCACTAAGACCCACAAATGCAATTTCTTTTCGTATATATTATAAAGAACCGATTAATTCAGTAATGTATGGAAAAGAGAATAACAGAGATGTGCGAGAATGAGCAGTTTTGTTCTATTGAAGACGAGTTGCAACTTATAAAAGATATAAAATCAAAGGGTACTGAAAGAGAGTTGGCAATAGAAAAACTTTCTCATTCAAAATTACGCCTTGTAACTGCTGTTGCAAAAATGTTCAAAGGTTGTAACTTGCCATTGGAAGAGCTTATAAGCGCAGGAAATGAAGGATTGGTATTAGCCGCTGAAAAATATGACGTGTCAAGCGGCTTTAAGTTTATGAGCTATGCTGTTTGGTGGATAAGACAGAGTATTATGCAGAGAATACAATAATATATACCAACCGACAACCACGCTATAGTGCATATTATCGATGCATTATAGCGTGGCTTTTTGTTTGTGATATGTCAAACTCTCCGTTATGCATTGGAGGATACTCCTGCTTGTTATGTTCGTTGAATTGTGGTAAGTTTTCCATAATTTACTTTTTTGAAATTGCAAATATACAACTTTATAGGGATTATTTTTTCTCTCTTATATATATAAGGTATAAGTTTTAGATTTTGTATTAAAATCATAAAGTTTGTAAAAAGAGTTGGATTGTTAAATTTATCGTTTATATTTGCAATTGAAATATTAATTTTAACAATTATGAAAAAGATAGTATTTACATTTATCGCCGTTGTTTTAGTATCGGCTTTTGCTTTTAATACAATTGCTCGTGAGGTTGTAGTTGACGTTAAAACTCTTCCTGAAACTGCTCAAAATTTTATTAAACAAAATTTTGCTGACAAGAAATTGGTTTCTACTGTTAAAGATAGCGAACTTTTAGAGACTGAATATAAAGTATACTTCTCAGATGGAACTAAAATAAATTTCACATCTAAGGGAGAATGGAAAGAGATTGAGGGTAACAGAAATTGCATTACAAATAGTGCCATTCCTGTAAATATTGCGAATTACGTTACCGAAAATTACAACGGCATTTGTATAGGTAAAATTGAAGTTGACAAAGAGTTATTTAATTTTCAATACAACGTTGAACTTTTGAATGGCATCGAGTTGAGATTCGACAAGAATGGTGCCTTTATGGGCTTTGATGATTAATCTCAATAAAAACAGACACAAGGCTAACTAAAAATGCCAATTTTTCTTTAGATAAATATAAACTTAAATTACTATAAAAAAGAAAGCCATTTTACTCAGAGTCAAAATGGCTTTCTTTGTATATAAAATAAGGAGAGCTCCGACAGAAGGAATTTTAAAATTTGGGGATTCTCCTTTTTAGCCATCCTCTACTTTGTCATAAGAAGATTTATTTTATAGTATATTTCACTCAAACATAGTTGCCTATGTTTATCTTGTGCAAACATAAATAATATATTACTTTTGTTTGCAAATATCCTAGCGCAATTATGCAAGCAAACAGATTAACATATCCCGATATTTGCAAATTCATTGCAATATTCATAGTAACATGTAGCCATAGTGCCCAAGCCATATCAGGAAGAACATGGACTAACTTCTTGGGAGGAACAGAAATAGACATCGCATTTAATATGCCATTATTTATGTTGATGAGCGGATGGTTTTTGAATCTTGACAAGTTAAGATCAACCAATACGTTTATTTACCTATTCTCTAAATTCAAGAGATTGATTATCCCCGCAATATCTTGGTATTTCATTTATTGCATATTTACAATAAATATTCCTACGATCTCCAGCGTACTATCTTTTTATTGGTATTTAAAAGCTCTTTTTATATGTCTCGGAATTATAATCGTATCTGCAAAATTAATAAAGAATGATACACTCTGTTTTTTGATATCGACAATATTTGTTATTTTATGCCCACACACCAATATCCTAAATATTAATTTTATGTTCCCTTATCTATGGACGGGGTACTATTTAAGAAAAATGATAGATAGCGACAGAGTTAAACTAATCAAAACAATTAGTATTTTATCACTGATATCCGGAGTTGTTTTATCAATATATTGGGATCCAAGCAAAAGCGTATATATGAGTCCGTTTGATATTTTAGAGTTTAATACACAAATGTTATATTCTTATATATACAGGTTTGCAATAGGGCTATTATTATCTCTATTCATCATATATGTAATAAAAAAATTCAATGAAAAAATCCCCAATTCATTTGCAAGCTACGGGCAATATTCACTAGTAATTTACACATCTTCATTTGTTTTCAACGGATTGCTATCAAAAATTCTAAACCACTTTAACATTCATACAAACGAATATTTAATATTAGACTTATTATCAATTTTAACTTGCATTATTATAATAGTCTTAACCATCTCAATATGCAAGGTGGCAGAAAGGAACAAAACTGCAAAATTATTATTAATGGGAGAATAATATAATTAGATCTATTTGTTTATTAAGTCCCAATATTTACTAAAACAGAGTGATATTCAATTAGAATCACCCAAAGCATTAACATTTTATAGACTCAAAGATATATTTGCTTTAAAATATTTTGTAACTTCGCATCATTAAAATATAAATGACACTATAAAAGAATTATATATGGCAACTAAACCTTCTATACCAAAGGGTACTCGCGATTTCTCAACTATTGAGACAGCTAAGAGAAACTATATTTTTAACACCATAAACGAAGTTTTTCAACTTTTCGGATTCCAAGAGATTGAGACTCCTGCTATGGAAAACCTCTCTACTCTTATGGGTAAATATGGAGAAGAGGGCGATAAACTTCTTTTTAAGATATTAAACTCAGGAGACTTTGCCGGAAAGGTTAATGATGAACTTTGGCAAAGTAAAGAGTCAAATAAACTTGCATCTTTGTTATGCGAGAAGGGACTTAGGTATGACTTAACCGTTCCGTTTGCCCGCTACGTTGTTATGCACCAAAACGAGATTACTTTCCCCTTCAAGAGATACCAAATTCAACCTGTTTGGCGCGCCGACAGACCTCAAAAGGGCAGGTATCGCGAATTTTATCAATGCGATGCCGATGTTGTTGGTTCAAACTCGCTTTTGAATGAGGTTGAACTTATTCAAATGACTGATGAGGTATTTAACCGCTTAGGTATCAGGGTTGCCATCAAGATGAATAACCGCAAGATACTTAGCGGTATTGCCGAGATTATTGGTGAGGCTGATAAGATTATTGATATTACCGTTGCTATTGACAAGTTAGACAAGATTGGTTTAGACAACGTAAACGAGGAACTTAGAAGCAAAGGCATCTCAGAAGAGAGCATTGAGCAACTACGCCCAATCATCTTACTTGAGGGTTCAAACAACGATAAACTTGAGACTCTTCGCAAAACTCTATCATCATCAGAGATTGGAATGAAGGGTATTGAGGAGCTTCAATTTATTCTTGACAGGATTGAAGGATGCAACCTTCGCTCTGAGTTACAAATTGATTTGACTCTTGCTCGTGGATTAAATTACTATACCGGCGCTATATTTGAGGTTAAGGCTTTGGATGTTCAAATTGGAAGTATCTCCGGTGGCGGTCGTTACGACAATCTTACAGGAGTATTTGGTTTGAATGGAGTTTCGGGCGTTGGTATCTCTTATGGTGCCGACAGAATATACGATGTTCTTAACCAATTAAATCTTTATCCCGAGAAATCGCTTCAATCTACCCAAATTATGTTTGTAAATTTTGGAGAAAAAGAGGAGATTGCCTCTCTTGCCCACGTTATGAAACTTCGTAGTGCTGGCATCAGAACAGAGATTTTCCCCGAAAGTGCAAAGATGAAAAAACAGATGGGATATGCAAATGCAAAGTCTATTCCTTTTGTTGCTCTTGTTGGCGAGAACGAGATTAAAGAGGGTAAAATTACACTTAAAGACATGACCAGCGGAGAGCAGGAGTTGCTTTCGGTTGATGAAATAATTTCAAAACTTTCGTAATATGACAGAGTTTGTTCTTGCACAGGATAGCGATGTTGGCCTAATCAGCAGATTGGGACACAAAATTTTTAGCGAGACATACGAGGATATTCTCTCGGAGGAGCAGATAGAGTATATGCTTGAGATGATGTACTCAACATATAGTATTCGCCGACAGATGCAGAACAACAACTCTTTTTATATTGTATATAGCGAAGGTGAAGCAGTGGGGTATATTGCTATTGAAGATAAAGGCGAGGGTGCTTTTCATCTTCAAAAATTGTATCTCCGCTCTGATATGCATGGCAAAAATATTGGGAGAGAGATGATAAACAAGGTTTATGAACACGCAAAGGACCTATATCCCAATGGTGCAACCATAACTCTTAATGTAAACAGGAATAACCCCACTTTAGATTTTTACAAAAAGATGGGGTGGGAAATTATTGAGGAAGGTGATTTTGATTTGGGCAGTGGATTTTTTGCCAACGACTACATTATGAAAATTGGAGTGTAAACCTTAATTGATATTATTTGTCTTATATTATAAACCTGTATAACAATTAAAATCATATAACTATGAAACGCATTTATTCTTTATTGGCAGCACTAATTGTTTCGGTTGCCATATTTGCTCAAGATGCAGCACCAAAAATTGTATTTGAGAAAGACAGCCACAATTATGGCAATATTAAAGAGGCGGATGGAGATGCTTCGTGCGAATTTCGCTTTACCAACGAAGGCAATGCTCCTTTGATAATTACTCGAGCTACAAGTTCTTGCGGATGCACTGCTCCTACATATCCAAAATCGCCTATTGCTCCTGGAGAGAGCGGTGTTATCGGTGTTACCTATCACGCAAAAGGACGTCCTGGTGGCTTTTCAAAAAACATAACAATATATACCAACGTCCCTGATGAGAAGATTAAATTGATCATTTCGGGCAATGTTATCCCTGAAATAAAATAGTTTTTTAATATTAAGACTATGAGAAGAGGAGTTTTATTTTTAATGTTTTGCTTGTTTTGGCTGGCAACATACGCCCAACCAAAGATTGAATTTGAAGAGACTCTTTATGATTTCGGAAACTTTTCGGAAGAAGAGGGATTTGTAAACCACTCTTTTAAATTTAAAAACGTTGGAAATGCTCCTCTGATTATCATTAACGCCAAGGCTACTTGTGGGTGTACTGTTCCAAGTTACCCCAAAGCACCTATTGCACCAGGCAAAACAGGAGTTATTGATGTTAAGTATTCGGCAATAGGTCGTCCAGGATTTTTTAATAAGTCGATAAAAATTATCACCAACGGAGATCCCTCAGAAAAGAGTTTAGTAATAAAAGGCAATGTTAACTCTCCCGCCGATAATGCCGAATTTAAGTATTTTATAAATGGTTTAAAACTTAAAACCATAACCTACGATATGGGTAATATTGTTAAGGGAGAGAAGAAAGAACTTTTATTTGACACTTGGAATGCTACCGACAGACCTTTGACAATAAAGATAACCAATAACACTCAATATATAAGCGTTAAAGCACTTCCCGACAAACTTAGACCTGGAGAGAGGGGCAAGATTGCGGTTGTGTATAATTCGGAGAACAGCAACGAATGGGGCAAACAGATTGATGAGTTTTTAATCACATCGGAACGTCCCAACTCTCGTGCTATGAACAAGAAGATATCAATTCTTTCAAATATATCAGAAGATTTTAGCAAACAAGGAAATAAACGACCTAAGGCAGAGATTGAGAAGGTATTGGTTAATTTTGGAGAGGTAGTAAGTTTATCTCCCTCAAATTGCGATATTAAGATTAAGAACAACGGAAACGGGACTCTTATAATAAGAAAGGCATCATCATCCTCTCCCTCTATTGGCGTTAATGTTAAAAACAGCGAGATAAAACCTAATGGTTCTGCCTCTTTAAATATTTCTCTTAATCCCACAAAATGCAAAAGCAGGATTGTTAATGAAACAGTTACTATCATAACTAACGATTCCGAAAAAAGCGAAATAAACATTCAAGTAACCGCAACTCTTAAATAGGAGGATATTATGGAACACGTTGAAAACAGCAAAGAGTTTGCAGGATTAAATGTAAATAGTGGAGTAGAGCAACAACCAACTATTAACCCATACCTTAAAAAGAGAAAGATTGTTCGCCGAAAATTCACAGCAGAAGAGTATGCCGAAGGGATTCTTAAAGGTGATATTTC is a genomic window containing:
- a CDS encoding WYL domain-containing protein; amino-acid sequence: MISKTFNRYIWLLNTLLQHKQLSYEEINVLWKECRLGDGAPLPLRTFHQHKNAVEELFGIEIKCNPSNGYKYYISTPDTLKNDSIRKWLLNSFTLSNMITAGHNMKERILFEDIPRGTEYLQTVIEAMQKSKELQIDYQQFYGHRKIYNIQPYAMKVYHQRWYVVGYIKELGGIRNIALDRTLEMNLLDTPFKLPKNFNAKKYYANTVGIYVNEELNPVKVKIRAYGVQIEYLRSLPLHSSQKESASKYGEFCEFEYKLCLTPELSTHILAMGENVEVLEPVELREEIKRRICLIYKKYNV
- a CDS encoding PepSY-like domain-containing protein, which encodes MKKIVFTFIAVVLVSAFAFNTIAREVVVDVKTLPETAQNFIKQNFADKKLVSTVKDSELLETEYKVYFSDGTKINFTSKGEWKEIEGNRNCITNSAIPVNIANYVTENYNGICIGKIEVDKELFNFQYNVELLNGIELRFDKNGAFMGFDD
- a CDS encoding acyltransferase family protein; translated protein: MQANRLTYPDICKFIAIFIVTCSHSAQAISGRTWTNFLGGTEIDIAFNMPLFMLMSGWFLNLDKLRSTNTFIYLFSKFKRLIIPAISWYFIYCIFTINIPTISSVLSFYWYLKALFICLGIIIVSAKLIKNDTLCFLISTIFVILCPHTNILNINFMFPYLWTGYYLRKMIDSDRVKLIKTISILSLISGVVLSIYWDPSKSVYMSPFDILEFNTQMLYSYIYRFAIGLLLSLFIIYVIKKFNEKIPNSFASYGQYSLVIYTSSFVFNGLLSKILNHFNIHTNEYLILDLLSILTCIIIIVLTISICKVAERNKTAKLLLMGE
- a CDS encoding histidine--tRNA ligase, whose product is MATKPSIPKGTRDFSTIETAKRNYIFNTINEVFQLFGFQEIETPAMENLSTLMGKYGEEGDKLLFKILNSGDFAGKVNDELWQSKESNKLASLLCEKGLRYDLTVPFARYVVMHQNEITFPFKRYQIQPVWRADRPQKGRYREFYQCDADVVGSNSLLNEVELIQMTDEVFNRLGIRVAIKMNNRKILSGIAEIIGEADKIIDITVAIDKLDKIGLDNVNEELRSKGISEESIEQLRPIILLEGSNNDKLETLRKTLSSSEIGMKGIEELQFILDRIEGCNLRSELQIDLTLARGLNYYTGAIFEVKALDVQIGSISGGGRYDNLTGVFGLNGVSGVGISYGADRIYDVLNQLNLYPEKSLQSTQIMFVNFGEKEEIASLAHVMKLRSAGIRTEIFPESAKMKKQMGYANAKSIPFVALVGENEIKEGKITLKDMTSGEQELLSVDEIISKLS
- a CDS encoding GNAT family N-acetyltransferase gives rise to the protein MTEFVLAQDSDVGLISRLGHKIFSETYEDILSEEQIEYMLEMMYSTYSIRRQMQNNNSFYIVYSEGEAVGYIAIEDKGEGAFHLQKLYLRSDMHGKNIGREMINKVYEHAKDLYPNGATITLNVNRNNPTLDFYKKMGWEIIEEGDFDLGSGFFANDYIMKIGV
- a CDS encoding DUF1573 domain-containing protein; translated protein: MKRIYSLLAALIVSVAIFAQDAAPKIVFEKDSHNYGNIKEADGDASCEFRFTNEGNAPLIITRATSSCGCTAPTYPKSPIAPGESGVIGVTYHAKGRPGGFSKNITIYTNVPDEKIKLIISGNVIPEIK
- a CDS encoding DUF1573 domain-containing protein: MRRGVLFLMFCLFWLATYAQPKIEFEETLYDFGNFSEEEGFVNHSFKFKNVGNAPLIIINAKATCGCTVPSYPKAPIAPGKTGVIDVKYSAIGRPGFFNKSIKIITNGDPSEKSLVIKGNVNSPADNAEFKYFINGLKLKTITYDMGNIVKGEKKELLFDTWNATDRPLTIKITNNTQYISVKALPDKLRPGERGKIAVVYNSENSNEWGKQIDEFLITSERPNSRAMNKKISILSNISEDFSKQGNKRPKAEIEKVLVNFGEVVSLSPSNCDIKIKNNGNGTLIIRKASSSSPSIGVNVKNSEIKPNGSASLNISLNPTKCKSRIVNETVTIITNDSEKSEINIQVTATLK